One window from the genome of Lepisosteus oculatus isolate fLepOcu1 chromosome 21, fLepOcu1.hap2, whole genome shotgun sequence encodes:
- the LOC102690915 gene encoding mucin-2-like, with protein sequence MGRITVWLRVWSFAIVCVLGSRFSRGSGSEHIQTICSTWGNGHYKTFDGDVYQFPGTCEYNLASDCHDFYLEFSVHIQRAERGDRLVISQVVVTIKNIIVVLRGKLVSVNGDIVKTPYYGSGVLLEKNEVYTKLYAKLGLTVMWNGEDAIMLELDSKYRNHTCGLCGDYNGISMYNEFIYEGELMSPVAFGNLQKIHKPSEECEDPYEESAPSCSQYRTPCEQLLKSRVWADCKSFVDPKPYLQACIQDMCSCNSTLGDFCVCSTLSEFSRQCSHAGGTPQNWRTEKFCAKQCPFNMVYLESGSPCMNTCSHTDTSTLCEEHRMDGCFCPAGTVFDDVSQTGCIPVEQCQCNMHGTHYQPGETVQQECEECVCESGKWACKSRSCPGSCAVEGGAHISTFDGKTYTFHGNCYYVLSKDCDGARFCILGELVPCGSKDLDTCLKTVVVLLDHDKNNALVFKADGKVLHNSAEISLPYNMAHLHVFRPSSFHIILQSDFGLQLQVQLVPIVQVYVSLEQSYKTKMCGLCGDFNDVQSDDFKTQLGLVEGTAAPFANSWKAQASCPDRSDRLDDPCALSVETENYAEHWCSVLETDRKFAECHALVNPKDYYKKCVYSTCNCEKSEDCLCAALSSYVRACTAKGVSLQDWRSTVCDKYKTSCPATQTFSYGLHGCQRTCLSLSSDLQYCSPTFLPVDGCTCPDGLYQDEGGICVPMDSCPCFHNGDRIQPGKSITIEDEHCTCTNGTLDCQLTERSISCPSHKIPFSCSTAMAGSPGLECEQTCRNPAAECYTVGCVSGCKCPDGLYDDGMENCVNEHQCPCFHNGEVFPPGVTVRDKCNTCTCKAGQWQCTKEKCPGTCTIYGSGHYITFDEQRFGFDGDCGYVAAQDFCGDESTDGTFSVITENIPCGTTGTTCSKSVRIYMGRTELKLSDGKYEVTKLDWGEQVTYRVRSVGLYLVIETSIGLEVLWDRKTALYIILDPSYAGQVCGLCGNFDDNGKNDFTTKGQLVVASPLEFGNSWKVSSSCPDAALHDPCSMNPFRHGWAKLKCSIIMGETFQNCHYMVDPTPYYDACVTDSCACDGVGDCECFCTAVAAYAEACNKAGVCVAWRTPEICPVFCDFYNTPEENCTWHYSPCHPVCYKTCRNPEENCSSSFLKLEGCYPTCPSDKPFFDEDRGACVEKCTCSVDGTPYLPGQEVPSDQCTTCHCTELGTVECTKHPDCCEYNGVVYSDGHVISSFPDHLGMCSYVTCKNGTVIKSEQLCASTTPPTTMCEPRCEWTEWFDVDFPGFGPGEGERETYEEIRRRGYEVCSDPIAIECRAVEALERSLNQTVHCELSHGLICRNDEQRGVLLFCLNYEIRVYCCRHGSCTTTPPTTLLTTTSSLPACKPICKWTEWFDVSYPKMGPDGGDWETFENIKSHGGDICDHPEDIRCRAVSYPEYTLEDLGQRVQCNVSFGLICKNRDNMNALPPKCYNYEIQVSCCSLNCQSITPAASTPHTTIAESTTFKIVTGPKPTSGALVIRTSPSPNATTQMTTPTAHTTVPTSHSPSTVGTSTTAGFPTSTPSTGGPISEGSSTSVKNPTTTVGLPTTSTTPECFCVVNGTTFNPGDVITDVNSVAGSCLYDVCSDVCKIERHSRPCTTTPTPSPTWTTPRIPECPGWNKKQNEVFEIHNCTMARCIENNTIEIIPYECPPLQNLTCTNGRPPVLVWDDKCCQHFECECYCIGFGDPHYVTFDGLYYSFQGNCTYVLVEEIKPVYPKFGIYIDNVHCDPREEVSCPRSIIVSFGGVEIALKDKGDTVTVNLEVLVDGQLAQLPFKGEKMSVVSSGLNLVLEIPDIGAVVTFSGIAFSVKLPYFRFGNNTQGQCGTCTNNQTDDCMLPGGRLVKDCAVMGEYWLHKDEHKPHCPSPPLVTPKPPSGPCKPHSVCDLLKSKVFAACHKLVPPEPLYRGCVFDSCHMENSSIECTSLQTYASMCAQLGVCVSWRDDAKGKCPPTCLSNMVYRPCGPAKQPTCEDHSSEGHDILPIQTEGCFCPEGSILYNKHTQVCVEKCGCLDPAGVPREFGEAFQYNCQNCICDINTKGVRCEPKECLVEPKPDCSGPGFVITSETSSTDPCCKELVCRCNASFCPPNSMLCLVGFQPVVQVPDGKCCPEYKCVPKEVCVHNNMEYQPGSSVPVDKCQLCSCTKDMDLSTHLGTISCVPVPCNRTCEEGFQYVGYNGDCCGKCVQTHCVIEVDGTIHVLEPGEQWSPLGHKCEVHSCAKMNNAFISTKATIQCPAFHENNCQPGTIVTAPDGCCKTCVETQKACKVSTLKTRITDKGCQSHDQVEMTHCQGACGTSSMYSAEAASMKHKCACCQEVETHEQTITVICPDGTSRPYTYIYVDKCDCRTTNCDQTTSVMDSSKRSWQSALSDEKDFNEMPKIVH encoded by the exons ATGGGGAGGATAACGGTTTGGCTCCGTGTTTGGAGCTTCGCGATTGTGTGCGTTCTGGGCTCTCGGTTCTCCAGAG GCAGCGGCAGTGAGCACATCCAGACGATCTGCAGCACCTGGGGCAACGGGCACTACAAGACTTTCGATGGGGACGTGTACCAGTTCCCGGGGACGTGCGAGTACAACCTGGCCTCTGACTGCCATGACTTCTACCTGGAGTTCTCCGTGCACATCCAGCGGGCGGAGCGCGGGGACCGCCTGGTCATCAGCCAGGTGGTCGTCACCATCAAGAATATCATCGTCGTCCTCCGCGGCAAGCTGGTGTCTGTCAATGGAGACAT TGTGAAAACGCCATACTACGGTTCAGGAGTACTGCTGGAGAAGAATGAGGTTTACACGAAGCTGTATGCTAAACTGGGACTCACTGTCATGTGGAACGGAGAAGATGCCATCATG CTGGAGCTGGACTCCAAGTACAGGAACCACACCTGTGGGCTGTGTGGGGATTACAATGGGATCAGCATGTATAATGAGTTCATCTATGAGG GTGAATTGATGAGCCCTGTTGCATTTGGGAACCTGCAGAAGATTCATAAACCCAGTGAAGAGTGTGAGGACCCCTATGAGGAGTCGGCACCTTCCTGCTCTCAGTAT CGCACACCCTGTGAACAGCTGCTGAAGTCGCGAGTCTGGGCCGACTGCAAAAGCTTTGTGGACCCTAAACCCTACCTGCAGGCCTGCATTCAGGACATGTGCAGCTGTAACTCTACCCTGGGTGACTTCTGTGTGTGCAGCACCCTCTCCGAATTCTCCCGGCAGTGCTCCCATGCTGGTGGCACTCCCCAGAACTGGAGGACTGAGAAATTCTGCG CCAAGCAGTGTCCCTTCAACATGGTGTACTTGGAGAGCGGCTCCCCCTGTATGAACACCTGCTcccacactgacaccagcacaCTGTGTGAGGAGCATCGCATGGACGGCTGCTTCTGCCCCGCAG GGACGGTGTTTGACGATGTTTCTCAGACCGGGTGCATTCCAGTGGAGCAGTGCCAGTGCAACATGCATGGCACACACTACCAGCCTGGGGAGACAGTCCAGCAGGAGTGCGAGGAATG tgtgtgtgagtcgGGGAAGTGGGCCTGTAAGAGCCGGTCCTGTCCTGGGAGCTGTGCTGTGGAGGGGGGAGCTCACATCTCCACCTTTGATGGCAAGACCTACACCTTCCATGGAAACTGCTACTATGTCCTGTCCAAG GACTGTGATGGAGCCAGGTTCTGCATCCTGGGAGAACTGGTTCCCTGTGGCTCCAAGGACCTGGACACTTGTCTGAAGACCGTAGTGGTGCTGCTGGACCATGACAAGAACAAT GCCTTGGTGTTTAAAGCTGATGGGAAAGTGCTCCACAACTCGGCTGAGATCAGTCTCCCATACAACATGG CTCACCTCCATGTCTTCAGACCCTCCTCCTTCCATATCATCCTGCAGTCGGACTTTGGTTTGCAGCTGCAGGTCCAGCTGGTTCCCATCGTGCAGGTCTATGTGTCCCTGGAGCAGTCCTACAAAACCAAGATGTGTG GTCTGTGTGGAGACTTCAATGACGTTCAGAGTGATGACTTCAAGACCCAGCTTGGGCTGGTGGAAGGCACAGCTGCCCCCTTTGCCAACTCCTGGAAGGCCCAGGCCAGCTGTCCAGACAGGTCTGACCGGCTGGATGACCCCTGTGCCCTCAGTGTGGAGACAG AGAACTATGCTGAACACTGGTGCTCCGTTCTGGAGACTGACAGGAAGTTTGCGGAGTGTCATGCGCTGGTGAATCCCAAGGACTACTACAAG AAATGCGTGTACTCCACCTGTAACTGTGAGAAGAGTGAGGACTGCCTGTGTGCTGCCTTGTCCTCCTATGTGCGAGCCTGTACTGCCAAGGGTGTGAGTCTGCAGGACTGGAGGAGCACTGTGTGTG ATAAGTACAAGACGAGCTGCCCTGCCACTCAGACCTTCTCCTACGGACTCCATGGCTGCCAGCGCACCTGTCTCTCCCTCAGCTCTGATCTCCAGTACTGCTCCCCCACCTTCCTGCCTGTGGATGGCTGCACCTGCCCTGACGGTCTGTACCAGGATGAGGGTGGCATCTGTGTGCCCATGGACAGCTGCCCCTGCTTCCACAATGGAGACCGAATCCAGCCGGGGAAATCCATCACAATTGAGGATGAGCACTG CACCTGCACTAATGGAACATTAGATTGCCAGCTAACGGAAAGATCCATAA GCTGCCCGTCCCATAAGATTCCATTCAGCTGTTCCACAGCCATGGCAGGCTCTCCAGGCCTGGAGTGTGAGCAGACCTGCAGAAACCCTGCTGCTGAATGT TACACCGTTGGGTGCGTGTCGGGGTGCAAGTGTCCCGATGGGCTTTATGACGACGGGATGGAGAACTGTGTCAATGAACATCAGTGCCCCTGTTTCCATAATGGAGAGGTCTTTCCTCCTGGGGTGACAGTGAGGGACAAGTGCAACACCTG cACCTGCAAGGCGGGGCAGTGGCAGTGCACGAAGGAGAAATGCCCGGGCACCTGCACCATCTATGGCAGCGGGCACTACATCACCTTCGACGAGCAGAGGTTTGGCTTTGATGGAGACTGTGGATATGTGGCAGCTCAG GATTTCTGTGGAGATGAATCTACAGACGGCACCTTCAGTGTGATCACTGAAAACATTCCCTGTGGAACAACAGGCACAACCTGCTCCAAATCGGTGCGGATTTATATGGGG AGAACTGAGCTGAAGCTGTCTGATGGGAAGTATGAAGTAACTAAACTAGACTGGGGAGAACAGGTGACGTACAGAGTGCGGTCTGTTGGCTTGTACCTCGTTATTGAAACCAGCATTGGGCTGGAGGTGCTCTGGGACCGGAAGACAGCCCTCTACATCATCCTGGATCCATCATACGCA GGGCAGGTGTGCGGCCTGTGTGGGAACTTCGATGACAACGGGAAGAACGACTTCACCACCAAGGGCCAGCTGGTGGTGGCCAGCCCCCTGGAGTTTGGGAACAGCTGGAAGGTGTCCAGCAGCTGTCCCGACGCAGCGCTCCATGACCCCTGCTCTATGAATCCCTTCCGCCATGGCTGGGCTAAGCTGAAGTGCAGCATCATTATGGGAGAGACCTTCCAAAACTGTCATTACATG GTGGACCCCACTCCGTACTATGATGCCTGTGTGACAGACTCCTGTGCCTGTGACGGTGTAGGAGACTGTGAGTGCTTCTGCACAGCTGTGGCTGCCTATGCCGAGGCCTGTAACAAAGCTGGGGTTTGTGTGGCCTGGAGAACACCTGAGATCTGCC CTGTATTTTGTGACTTCTATAATACTCCTGAAGAGAACTGTACATGGCACTACAGTCCCTGCCACCCTGTATGCTATAAAACCTGTCGGAACCCAGAGGAGAACTGTAGCAGCTCCTTCCTGAAGCTGGAGG GTTGCTATCCCACATGCCCTTCAGACAAGCCTTTTTTTGATGAAGACCGCGGAGCCTGTGTGGAGAAATGCACATGTTCTGTTGATGGGACTCCCTATCTTCCTGGCCAGGAAGTTCCCAGTGACCAGTGTACCACATG TCACTGTACAGAGCTGGGAACTGTTGAGTGTACAAAGCACCCTG ACTGCTGCGAGTACAATGGAGTGGTGTATTCTGATGGTCATGTGATTTCCAGTTTCCCAGACCACTTGGGCATGTGCTCTTATGTGACTTGTAAGAATGGAACAGTTATAAAATCTGAGCAACTCTGTGCATCAACTACTCCTCCAACGACAA TGTGTGAACCCAGATGTGAATGGACAGAGTGGTTTGATGTTGACTTCCCGGGATTTGGCCCTGGAGAAGGTGAAAGGGAAACCTATGAAGAAATCCGTCGCCGTGGTTATGAAGTCTGCAGTGATCCCATTGCCATTGAATGCAGAGCTGTGGAGGCACTAGAAAGGAGCCTGAACCAAACTGTGCACTGCGAGCTCTCGCATGGGCTGATCTGCAGGAATGACGAACAGAGGGGGGTGCTGCTCTTCTGCCTCAACTATGAGATCAGAGTTTACTGTTGCCGCCATGGCAGCTGTACCACTACTCCTCCCACGACTCTTCTGACCACAACCAGTTCTCTCCCAG cttgCAAGCCCATCTGTAAGTGGACAGAGTGGTTTGATGTCAGCTATCCAAAGATGGGACCTGATGGTGGTGACTGGGAGACCTTTGAGAATATTAAAAGCCATGGTGGTGACATCTGTGATCACCCAGAGGACATCCGGTGCAGGGCTGTGTCCTACCCCGAGTACACCCTGGAAGATCTTGGACAGAGGGTTCAGTGCAATGTGTCATTTGGGCTGATCTGCAAGAACAGAGATAATATGAATGCCCTTCCTCCCAAGTGCTACAACTATGAGATTCAAGTGTCATGTTGCAGTTTGAACTGCCAATCTATAACCCCTGCAGCATCAACTCCCCACACCACCATTGCTGAGTCAACTACTTTTAAAATTGTTACTGGTCCTAAACCTACATCGGGAGCATTGGTGATCCGAACATCTCCATCTCCAAATGCCACCACCCAAATGACCACCCCCACAGCCCATACCACTGTGCCAACAAGCCATTCCCCATCCACAGTGGGTACCTCTACCACTGCAGGCTTTCCAACCAGTACCCCTTCAACTGGGGGCCCCATCTCGGAGGGTTCCTCCACATCAGTGAAAAATCCCACCACCACTGTTGGTCTTCCTACAACGAGCACGACACCTGAATGTTTCTGCGTTGTGAATGGCACTACCTTTAATCCAG GGGATGTGATCACTGATGTTAACAGTGTGGCTGGCTCATGCCTCTATGATGTGTGTTCTGATGTTTGCAAGATTGAAAGGCACTCAAGACCATGTACAACAACCCCCACCCCTAGTCCCACATGGACTACTCCCAGAATCCCGGAATGCCCAGGATGGAATAAAAAA CAAAACGAAGTCTTTGAAATCCACAACTGCACAATGGCTAGATGCATTGAGAATAACACAATTGAGATAATCCCCTACGAATGCCCACCTCTTCAGAACCTCACCTGCACTAATGGAAGACCCCCAGTCTTGGTGTGGGATGACAAATGCTGCCAGCATTTTGAGTGTGAAT GCTACTGTATTGGCTTTGGAGACCCCCATTATGTCACCTTCGATGGGCTCTACTACAGCTTCCAGGGGAACTGCACTTATGTGTTGGTGGAAGAGATCAAACCTGTGTATCCTAAATTTGGGATTTACATTGATAATGTGCACTGTGATCCCCGAGAGGAAGTGTCCTGTCCTCGCTCCATCATTGTCTCTTTTGGTGGAGTGGAGATTGCCCTGAAGGATAAAGGGGATACTGTGACAGTGAACCTGGAG GTGCTGGTGGATGGCCAATTGGCTCAACTCCCTTTCAAAGGGGAGAAGATGAGTGTTGTCAGCTCTGGCCTTAACCTGGTGCTGGAGATCCCAGATATAGGTGCTGTGGTGACTTTCAGTGGAATTGCCTTCAGTGTCAAGCTGCCTTACTTCAGGTTTGGCAATAACACGCAGGGACAATGTG GAACCTGCACTAATAACCAGACAGATGACTGCATGCTTCCTGGAGGCCGGCTGGTCAAGGACTGTGCTGTGATGGGAGAATACTGGCTACACAAAGATGAGCACAAGCCCCACTGCCCCTCACCACCTCTAGTGACCCCCAAACCACCCTCTGGACCCTGCAAACCACATTCTGTCTGTGACCTCCTCAAGAGCAA GGTGTTTGCAGCGTGCCATAAACTGGTCCCTCCAGAGCCTCTGTACCGGGGTTGTGTGTTTGACAGCTGCCACATGGAGAACAGCTCCATTGAGTGCACCAGCCTGCAGACCTACGCCTCCATGTGTGCACAGCTGGGGGTCTGTGTGAGCTGGAGAGATGATGCAAAGGGGAAATGCC CCCCTACCTGCCTTTCCAACATGGTCTACAGGCCCTGTGGTCCTGCCAAGCAACCCACTTGTGAAGACCA CTCATCGGAAGGCCATGATATCCTTCCGATACAGACGGAAGGCTGCTTCTGTCCTGAAGGCTCAATCTTGTACAACAAGCACACTCAAGTCTGTGTGGAGAAGTGTG GGTGCCTTGATCCAGCTGGTGTACCTCGAGAG TTCGGGGAGGCATTTCAGTACAACTGCCAGAACTGTATCTGTGACATCAACACAAAAGGAGTGAGGTGTGAGCCAAAGGAATGTCTGGTGGAGCCCAAACCTGACTGCAGTGGGCCAGGCTTTGTCATCACCAGTGAGACCAGCTCCACGGACCCCTGCTGCAAGGAGCTTGTCTGCA GGTGCAATGCCAGCTTCTGTCCACCCAACAGCATGCTTTGCCTAGTGGGGTTCCAGCCCGTTGTCCAAGTCCCTGATGGAAAGTGCTGTCCTGAATACAAATGTG tgccAAAGGAGGTTTGTGTGCACAACAACATGGAATACCAG CCGGGATCCAGTGTTCCAGTGGATAAATGCCAGCTGTGCTCCTGCACCAAGGATATGGATCTCTCAACCCATCTCGGCACTATCAGCTGTGTACCCGTGCCCTGTAACAGGACCTGTGAAGAG GGATTCCAGTATGTGGGATATAATGGAGATTGCTGTGGAAAGTGTGTGCAGACTCACTGCGTCATTGAAGTGGACGGCACCATCCACGTACTCGAG CCTGGAGAGCAATGGTCCCCTCTTGGACACAAGTGTGAGGTGCACAGCTGTGCAAAGATGAACAATGCCTTCATCTCCACTAAAGCCACCATTCAGTGCCCTGCCTTCCACGAGAACAACTGTCAGCCG GGAACAATTGTGACCGCTCCAGATGGGTGCTGCAAGACGT GTGTGGAGACACAGAAGGCCTGTAAGGTGTCCACTTTGAAGACTCGCATCACGGATAAGGGCTGCCAGTCCCATGATCAGGTTGAGATGACGCACTGTCAGGGTGCCTGTGGCACCTCCTCCAT GTACTCTGCTGAGGCAGCTAGCATGAAGCACAAGTGTGCTTGTTGCCAGGAAGTGGAAACTCACGAGCAGACCATCACCGTGATCTGCCCTGATGGGACCAGCCGGCCCTACACTTACATCTATGTGGATAAGTGTGACTGCCGCACTACAAACTGTGATCAGACCACTTCTGTCATGGACTCCAGCAAACGGAGCTGGCAATCTGCACTAAGTGATGAAAAGGACTTCAATGAAATGCCAAAAATTGTTCATTAG